A window of the Scylla paramamosain isolate STU-SP2022 chromosome 34, ASM3559412v1, whole genome shotgun sequence genome harbors these coding sequences:
- the LOC135090270 gene encoding LOW QUALITY PROTEIN: uncharacterized protein LOC135090270 (The sequence of the model RefSeq protein was modified relative to this genomic sequence to represent the inferred CDS: deleted 1 base in 1 codon) has translation MIRRSLDVYIIPSSDEHQSEYVAPADERRRYIDGFSGSYGVAVVTARHQALWTDGRYFLQADQELDCNWLLMKMKNPGVPKMTEWLQTTLRPGAKGGG, from the exons ATGATTCGTCGAAGCCTGGATGTTTATATCATTCCCTCCAGCGACGAACATCAG AGCGAGTACGTGGCTCCAGCAGACGAGAGGCGGAGGTACATC GACGGGTTCTCAGGCAGCTACGGGGTGGCAGTGGTGACGGCGAGACACCAGGCACTGTGGACTGATGGGCGCTACTTCCTCCAGGCAGACCAGGAGCTTGACTGTAACTGGCTgttgatgaagatgaaaaacccCGGG GTGCCTAAGATGACTGAGTGGCTGCAGACGACACTAAGACCCGGAGCCAAGGGTGGGGGCTGA